A part of Actinobaculum sp. 313 genomic DNA contains:
- a CDS encoding histidine kinase, whose protein sequence is MSVESSASGVTPVTDPAVGQSGTTKVRPGPAADTSTKHLTPRAAHPRRNTRRWALILSEFLRAVLWIPLVIVLIPAALVFHLSIPLAAEAQRALARSLGIDAPSRRPSATARGAWLSSRVTTGEFWRQDLPLCLGSIVLTTIDFFVGFVGLIAASTSLALPFVVSPQRPAEAWRYSFTSFEQCWWFFPIGLALLAVVSMVFLAVGRLRGRFVTNLSTDPNSEEMQALTQQVGDLSRGRATLVDAFEAERSRIERDLHDGAQQELVGVTMALGLARVHLEAARQAFAANPVDDPSSPQDSTSSSDTSVVLTAASDHSPGEAADIATVLMPVLADIDAAQDRAEAALRALRETVRGVRPAMLTERGLAAALQELASHSTPPAACDITGDDAAISSPVATTVYFAVAEALTNAAKHSSSSDGAQITLVCNAFEVCAVVSDNGRGGANPAAPSATGLRGIIQRVESMGGTVTIDSPIGVGTTVTITAPTTPPWRD, encoded by the coding sequence ATGAGTGTTGAATCCTCCGCATCCGGGGTAACGCCGGTGACTGATCCCGCCGTCGGGCAATCCGGCACCACCAAGGTGCGCCCCGGCCCCGCTGCCGACACAAGCACCAAACACTTGACTCCCCGTGCCGCGCATCCGCGTCGCAACACCCGGCGCTGGGCCCTGATCTTGAGCGAGTTCTTACGCGCGGTGCTCTGGATACCCCTGGTCATCGTCCTCATTCCCGCCGCGCTGGTATTCCATCTCTCCATACCTCTGGCCGCCGAAGCACAGCGCGCACTCGCCCGTAGCCTCGGTATCGACGCCCCGTCGCGTCGGCCCTCCGCCACTGCGCGCGGTGCCTGGCTGAGTTCGCGAGTCACCACCGGAGAGTTCTGGCGGCAGGACCTCCCCCTCTGCCTGGGCAGCATCGTGCTGACAACAATCGATTTCTTCGTTGGTTTCGTAGGCCTCATCGCGGCATCCACAAGCCTCGCCCTACCTTTTGTCGTCTCTCCCCAGCGTCCAGCCGAGGCGTGGCGGTACAGTTTCACGAGTTTCGAGCAGTGCTGGTGGTTCTTCCCAATCGGCCTCGCCCTCCTCGCTGTGGTATCCATGGTGTTCCTAGCGGTGGGCAGGCTGCGCGGCCGATTCGTCACGAACCTGAGCACCGACCCGAACAGCGAAGAAATGCAGGCACTGACACAGCAGGTGGGAGATCTTTCCCGCGGACGTGCAACGCTGGTAGATGCCTTCGAAGCGGAACGATCCCGCATTGAGCGCGATTTGCACGACGGCGCCCAGCAAGAACTCGTCGGAGTAACCATGGCGCTCGGTCTGGCGCGCGTCCACTTGGAGGCCGCGCGGCAAGCGTTCGCCGCGAACCCCGTAGACGATCCCTCGTCTCCCCAGGACTCCACGTCATCATCGGACACGTCCGTTGTGCTCACTGCGGCCTCCGATCACTCACCCGGCGAAGCTGCCGACATTGCCACCGTGCTGATGCCAGTCCTCGCCGACATAGACGCTGCTCAAGATCGCGCCGAGGCTGCACTGCGAGCGCTGCGCGAGACTGTGCGCGGTGTTCGCCCCGCCATGCTCACCGAGCGCGGCCTGGCCGCCGCACTGCAGGAGCTCGCCTCTCATTCCACTCCCCCGGCCGCCTGCGACATTACCGGCGACGACGCTGCAATCTCCTCCCCCGTTGCTACCACCGTTTATTTCGCCGTGGCCGAGGCGCTTACCAATGCTGCCAAACACTCCAGCTCAAGCGACGGCGCGCAGATAACACTCGTCTGCAATGCCTTCGAAGTGTGCGCCGTTGTTTCCGATAACGGACGCGGTGGCGCTAACCCCGCTGCGCCAAGCGCCACCGGGTTGCGTGGAATCATCCAGCGGGTGGAAAGCATGGGGGGAACAGTTACCATCGACTCGCCGATTGGGGTAGGAACCACGGTGACCATTACTGCCCCCACCACGCCACCATGGCGCGACTAA
- a CDS encoding response regulator transcription factor yields the protein MRIVLADDAALLRAGLAALLTGAGHDIVAEAADAEQLRSTVRELGAAGALPDIVVTDVRMPPRNADDGLQAALELRREFPGLPVIVLSAYVAGRYVQDLLDSASGAVGYLLKERVGRVSDFLGSLDLVAAGGVVVDPEVVSHLMHANTAGASSGPLARLTAREREVLALMAEGLSNSQIAERLVVSSGAVAKHVANIFQKLDLVPSEENRRVRAVLAWLQRE from the coding sequence ATGAGAATAGTGCTTGCCGACGACGCCGCCCTGCTGCGCGCCGGGTTGGCCGCTCTCCTAACCGGAGCCGGGCACGACATCGTCGCCGAAGCGGCCGACGCCGAGCAGTTACGCTCAACCGTGCGGGAACTGGGAGCAGCGGGAGCACTGCCGGATATCGTCGTCACCGATGTTCGTATGCCTCCACGCAACGCCGACGACGGCTTGCAGGCAGCGCTCGAACTACGCCGCGAGTTCCCCGGCCTACCCGTTATTGTGCTCAGTGCTTACGTGGCTGGACGTTATGTGCAGGACCTACTAGACAGCGCGAGCGGCGCTGTTGGCTATCTTCTGAAAGAACGCGTAGGCAGGGTGTCGGATTTTCTCGGCTCGCTGGATCTGGTGGCGGCGGGTGGCGTCGTCGTCGATCCGGAAGTCGTCTCCCATCTCATGCACGCGAATACGGCCGGGGCAAGCTCCGGACCGCTTGCGCGCCTGACCGCCCGGGAGCGGGAAGTGCTCGCGTTGATGGCGGAGGGTCTCTCCAACTCGCAGATCGCCGAGCGCCTGGTGGTCTCCAGCGGAGCAGTGGCCAAGCATGTGGCCAACATCTTCCAGAAGTTGGACCTTGTCCCCAGTGAGGAGAATCGGCGCGTCAGAGCCGTTCTCGCCTGGTTGCAGCGGGAGTGA
- a CDS encoding ABC transporter permease: MIRLLITDLRHHAGMWLWTFVVAVVAGACVFGQFAAGQGMETAIARYADESYSTTPLTVFCLITVGVSAISVLSSTASRVVEMRTRDFGLWRALGMRPGAVRATLLGELAILGGIAGLVGVPLGYGLAHVLVPMLISERVAPPQTVPELPPAALCWAVLFTAAVAVLGGWWSAARCARARESLLLRGESAGGSRVGSLWRVLGRLLLLAGLCAGIVAAYMAIRDGVAGSDEVISAAMPAALAFMCVVLLLVRWCVPLLERLAARLIPRSWVAAFVAGRTCAVESSRSSATVLPFALAMGLVGVLYSGRNFGMSGVTAQGFLAMFGPALLVAWTGGVAIIAMSAGQRRRDGALLAAAGARHGTILVAEVLEGVIHSLVAALLGVAITVGAVYLVGLASAVPFSEALPRAPWEAIGIVVTASFVTVCLAVVASSRVGARATTLGQMLRAQE, translated from the coding sequence ATGATTCGCCTACTCATTACTGACCTGCGCCATCACGCGGGCATGTGGCTCTGGACCTTTGTGGTCGCCGTCGTCGCCGGAGCCTGCGTTTTCGGTCAGTTCGCAGCCGGCCAGGGGATGGAGACGGCAATTGCCCGGTACGCGGACGAGAGCTATTCGACCACGCCCCTCACGGTGTTCTGCCTGATAACAGTAGGCGTGAGTGCTATCAGCGTGCTGAGCTCGACGGCGTCGCGCGTTGTGGAGATGCGCACTCGCGATTTTGGATTGTGGCGGGCACTTGGAATGCGCCCGGGAGCTGTACGTGCAACCTTACTCGGTGAACTGGCGATCCTGGGTGGTATAGCCGGCCTTGTCGGTGTACCGCTCGGATATGGGCTTGCGCATGTACTCGTGCCGATGTTGATCTCGGAACGGGTGGCACCGCCGCAGACAGTTCCCGAGCTTCCGCCGGCAGCGCTATGCTGGGCGGTGCTCTTCACCGCAGCGGTGGCTGTGCTTGGAGGATGGTGGAGTGCCGCTCGCTGCGCGCGGGCGCGTGAATCGCTATTGCTGCGCGGCGAATCGGCGGGCGGTAGCCGCGTGGGCTCGCTGTGGAGAGTTCTCGGTAGATTGCTACTCCTCGCCGGGCTGTGCGCGGGGATTGTTGCTGCGTACATGGCTATTCGCGATGGCGTTGCCGGCAGTGACGAAGTAATCAGTGCGGCCATGCCCGCCGCATTGGCCTTTATGTGTGTTGTTCTCTTGCTCGTACGGTGGTGTGTGCCTTTGCTGGAGAGGTTGGCCGCTCGCCTTATCCCACGTTCCTGGGTCGCAGCGTTTGTGGCTGGGAGGACGTGCGCCGTGGAATCGTCCCGCTCTAGTGCCACGGTGTTGCCCTTTGCGCTGGCGATGGGCCTGGTGGGGGTGCTGTATTCCGGGCGGAATTTCGGAATGAGCGGGGTCACCGCGCAGGGTTTCCTCGCCATGTTTGGCCCGGCGCTGTTGGTGGCATGGACTGGAGGAGTGGCGATTATCGCGATGAGTGCCGGGCAGCGGCGGCGCGATGGTGCCCTGCTTGCGGCGGCCGGGGCGCGCCATGGCACGATTCTGGTGGCGGAGGTGCTGGAAGGTGTTATTCACTCGCTTGTGGCGGCGCTGCTTGGAGTGGCGATCACGGTAGGTGCGGTCTACCTGGTGGGGCTGGCCTCTGCCGTCCCCTTCAGCGAGGCTCTGCCGCGCGCTCCTTGGGAAGCGATCGGGATTGTGGTTACGGCATCTTTCGTGACGGTGTGCTTGGCCGTGGTGGCGTCCTCGCGGGTAGGTGCGCGGGCGACGACGCTGGGGCAGATGCTGCGGGCGCAGGAGTGA
- a CDS encoding ABC transporter ATP-binding protein has product MRTGRDNLYVNRWITDRQALSSGHSRAKSRRERKTGTLGERKVRGLSDGETGGCHSRTKSRSERQAKNWQQETGSSEDGVPAALSNPRIPRGAPLGSQASAQSGPPGDPRGGSGGEAPAVAIVDLTRAFRVPGRRAKVTAVNGVSFELMAGSYTALVGASGCGKSTLMQCIAGLDVPDHGSVHLLGTEITRLRPRGLADFRAEHVGFVFQDDNLVTSLSVRDNVALPGRLRHRPLPGSDVDRALERVGLRKLARRLPGQLSGGERQRVAIARVLASRPAIVFADEPTAALDVGSAGAVLDWFAELAAAGTTVLMVTHDAAAAARAESALVMDGGRLIEQVDGGDAGAIARAVLAARNASVALPTGGAA; this is encoded by the coding sequence ATGCGAACAGGACGCGACAATCTATATGTCAATCGTTGGATTACTGATCGGCAGGCACTGAGTTCCGGCCATTCACGGGCCAAGAGCCGCCGCGAGCGCAAAACTGGAACTCTTGGCGAACGCAAGGTTCGGGGTCTTAGCGACGGCGAGACTGGCGGCTGTCATTCACGGACCAAGAGCCGCAGCGAACGCCAGGCCAAGAACTGGCAGCAGGAAACTGGCTCCTCGGAGGATGGGGTGCCTGCGGCGCTCTCGAATCCTCGCATCCCGCGAGGAGCTCCGCTTGGCTCGCAGGCGTCTGCGCAGAGCGGTCCTCCCGGAGATCCCCGTGGAGGTTCTGGTGGCGAGGCACCGGCGGTAGCAATTGTCGATCTGACCCGTGCCTTCCGTGTGCCGGGAAGGAGAGCCAAGGTGACCGCCGTCAACGGGGTGAGTTTCGAGTTGATGGCGGGATCGTATACGGCCCTGGTCGGTGCCTCCGGCTGTGGGAAATCCACGTTGATGCAGTGCATCGCCGGGCTGGACGTTCCAGACCACGGTAGCGTCCATCTGCTCGGCACCGAGATCACGCGGCTGCGGCCGCGTGGATTGGCTGACTTCCGGGCCGAACACGTCGGTTTCGTGTTTCAGGACGACAATCTGGTGACGAGCCTATCGGTGCGAGACAACGTGGCGTTGCCTGGCCGACTGCGCCATCGCCCACTGCCGGGCAGCGACGTCGACCGCGCATTGGAACGCGTAGGGCTGCGGAAACTGGCACGGAGGCTACCTGGCCAGCTTTCCGGCGGGGAACGCCAACGGGTTGCCATCGCGCGCGTGTTGGCCTCTCGCCCGGCCATCGTCTTCGCCGATGAGCCGACGGCGGCATTGGATGTTGGCTCTGCGGGGGCGGTGTTGGACTGGTTCGCCGAGCTGGCTGCTGCCGGAACAACGGTTCTCATGGTGACACACGACGCCGCAGCGGCGGCCCGGGCCGAGAGCGCACTGGTGATGGATGGCGGGCGTCTGATTGAGCAAGTAGATGGTGGCGACGCCGGGGCGATTGCGCGCGCGGTGCTTGCGGCGCGGAATGCTTCTGTCGCTTTGCCCACGGGAGGTGCTGCATGA
- a CDS encoding glutathione synthetase, translating into MSAPIVTLVTSPQLPQLDDDEAGLPDALRERGMEPQVKVWSDPDVDWSASDLVVVRSVRDYAGRRQDFLKWAKSVPRLLNQASVMEWNSDKHYLAELAKRGLPVIPTVWFEPDREYSKHQVHTRFPAYGDFVVKPAVSSGGRGTGRYTATDGRSRGEAIRHAMHELARGRSVMVQRYLEEIDRSGEVSLIYLNGLASYMVEKEAMLHPRFRSADEVQEDVVRSSAANEEEWRWGEEIRQALHGYITEKNGRDELLLYNRVDIVRGGPEDAHEFYVMEISLIDASLYLSADPNHLAKFADAIAVRAFW; encoded by the coding sequence GTGTCTGCACCAATCGTGACTCTCGTTACTTCCCCGCAGTTACCGCAGCTCGACGACGACGAAGCGGGATTGCCAGATGCCCTGCGCGAACGTGGCATGGAGCCGCAAGTCAAAGTCTGGAGCGATCCCGATGTGGACTGGTCGGCCTCGGACCTCGTCGTCGTGCGTTCGGTACGCGACTATGCCGGACGGCGCCAAGACTTCCTCAAATGGGCGAAGTCTGTTCCGCGCCTGCTGAACCAGGCCAGCGTGATGGAGTGGAATTCGGATAAGCACTATTTGGCGGAGCTCGCCAAGCGGGGCTTGCCGGTGATTCCTACGGTGTGGTTCGAACCGGACCGGGAGTATTCGAAGCACCAGGTGCACACGCGTTTCCCGGCTTACGGTGATTTTGTTGTGAAGCCGGCGGTCTCGTCCGGCGGGCGTGGGACCGGCCGATATACGGCGACGGATGGTAGGTCGCGGGGCGAGGCGATTCGGCATGCCATGCATGAGCTGGCACGCGGGCGTTCGGTGATGGTGCAGCGGTACTTGGAGGAGATCGACCGTTCCGGTGAGGTCTCGCTGATCTACCTGAACGGCTTGGCCTCCTACATGGTGGAGAAAGAGGCCATGCTGCATCCGCGTTTTCGCTCGGCTGACGAAGTGCAGGAAGATGTTGTGCGTTCCTCGGCGGCGAACGAGGAGGAATGGCGCTGGGGTGAAGAGATCCGGCAGGCGCTGCACGGCTATATCACGGAGAAGAACGGGCGCGACGAGCTGCTGCTCTACAACCGAGTGGATATCGTGCGTGGCGGGCCGGAGGACGCGCACGAGTTCTACGTGATGGAGATTTCGCTTATCGACGCTTCGCTCTACCTATCGGCGGATCCCAACCATCTGGCCAAGTTCGCGGACGCAATCGCCGTGCGCGCATTTTGGTGA